The genomic interval TCGTCGCAGATGAGCCGCTGGAGCTACGCCTGCTCCAAGCTGCTGGATGAATTTCTGGCGCTGGCGTACTACAAAGAGCGCGATCTGCCCGTGACGATCGTGCGCATCTTCAACACGGTTGGTCCTCGCCAGAGCGGACGCTACGGCATGGTGATCCCGCGCTTCGTGCGCGCGGCGTTGCGTCACGAGCCGCTGCAAGTCTATGGCGATGGGCAGCAGCGGCGCTGCTTTACCCACGTCGGCGATACGGTCAGCGCGCTGATCGGCCTGCTCGACAATCCCGCCGCGATCGGCGAGATCGTCAACATCGGCAGCCATAACGAGATCACGATCGAGAGCCTGGCGCGCCGCGTGATCGAGCTTGCCGAGAGCGACTCGACGCTGATGTTCGTGCCCTACGACCAGGCGTATGCGTCCGGCTTCGAGGATATGCGGCGGCGCGTTCCCAGCATCGAGAAGTTGCAGCAGTTGACCGGATGCGCGCCCACGTTCGATCTCGATGGCATCCTGCGCTCGGTGATCGCCTTCGAGCGCACCCAGCTGGTGCTTTAGGCGCTTTGTTCCAAGTTCCGAGCTTCGCGGTCAGGCCCTCACCCCCGGCCCTGCGGCCACCCCCTTCCCCGCCCTCGCGGGTCCCGTTCCCGCTCGGTGTGCGCAGGCGAGGGGGAAGGTCGAGCTTTTGTGCTTGGCTCTTAGTTCTTGGTGCTCCGTTTGTTCTCTTATTCTTTTGTTCTCTTGTTCCCTTACAGGCCCTCACCTCGCCGGGCACCCGCCCCGGCTTGGCAGCGCTTTGTTTCCTTGTTCTCTTGTTCCTTTGTTCTTCGTTCTCCGTCTGTCAAGCCGGACTTTGATCACGGATCGCATTGGCTCATACGAGCCGTGTCACCTGATACTATCGTCACGGATGTTTTTTACCGCGCGCGGTGGTAGCATGGGCACAACCTACATTTTTAAGATATTTTTTAGATTTAACCATCTTTTATTCAGGCCCCGTTGAGACTTCCCGATTACACTCTACGTATAGCGCTCTTCCACCCCCTTGATCGAGCTTGGAATGGAGGTGAGCAGCGCTAAAACACGATCCGAGACAGCAGGCAAAACGCGCACCGTCAGGCAGTAGACCTCGTCCGGTATGGCAGCACACAGCGTTTCATTCCGAGCCTACGCGGGCGTATGCTGATCATCGCCAGGCGCTGGCAGACCAGCTTATCGGAAGTGGAGAGGTGCAGCATGGCCGCGACCAATCCGGATCGAAGCAACAGGAGGTGGGTATCTGCAAGCAGAGATGATCGTCTCATCCAGCCCTGCGTTTCAACATCATCGTTCGTTAAACCTTAGCACATTGGGGGATTTCGTATGGTCCGAAGACATCTTCGTCGCTACGTCATGCTGATCGGCATGTTCGCCCTGGCGCTAGCCGCTGTTCCGCTTAAATCGACGACCCAGCCCGCCGCCGCGTACACCTGGACTCGCACACTCAGCCAGGGCATGACCGGCTCCGACGTGCGAGAGCTTCAGATCCGCGTCGCTGGCTGGGCCGCTGATAGCGCCTCCCAGACCTACGTCGCGATCGACGGCAATTTCGGCCCCGGCACCAAGGCGGCGGTGATCCGCTTCCAGCGCGCGTACGGCCTAGCCGCTGACGGCATCGTCGGCCCGCAGACGCAGAGCGTGCTGAACAGCCTGGAGAGCGGAGACGGCTCGACCGCGCACTTCGAGTGGAGCGAGTTCTACTCCAAGGACGGCAGCGGCTTTTCAGGCGGCAAGGTCGGCTCGACCACGGTCAAAGAAAACGTCCGCCGCCTGATGTACAAGCTGGAAGCGCTGCGCAAGAAAGCGGGCGGCTCGCCGATCACGATCAACTCCGGCTTCCGCAGCATCTCGCACAACTCGGCGGTCGGCGGCGCGTCGAACAGCCAGCACATGTACGGCATCGCAGCCGATCTGGTCGTGAGCGGCCACTCGGTTTCGTGGGTGCGTGAAACCGCCAAGACCTGCGGCTTCAGCGGCATCATCACCTACAGCAGCTTCAACCACCTCGATAGCCGCATCGAATATCCCTACGGCGCGCAGTTCTGGCACTGGGCGTACAGCGAGTAGTCCCATGCTCCGCGCATGATACCCGCCACCCGCGCGGCGATCACCGAGCCGCGCGGAGCCATTCTGCACCTAACTGCATACAAGCGATGTGCGGCATGATCGGTGTGATCATGCCGCACATCAGCCCTCTAGGAGAACCAGGGAGTACCCACATGATGTCCGGTTGTCAGCCTGCGAGCGGCGCTACGACGAGCCGCAGCCGCCGTCGGCTCCTTGCCCTGCTCTGCTGCATCATCACGCTGTGGAGCACCACAACCACGACGCTGGCGCATCCCCTCGACGAGCTAGCCCACAAAGTGCAGCTCAGCCTCAGCCCTGAGAGCGTAACCGTCCAGGCGCGGATCTCCGTTGGCCCATTGGTGGCAGGGCGCATCTGGGGCGAGGCAGATACGAATGGCGATAACACGGTTTCTGCCGACGAGGCGGGGCAGTGGGGCCAGCGCTATCTCACAGAGCTGGCGCTCGACATCGACGGCACGCCGCTGGCGCTGGCTCTAGATGAAGCTGGCGCGACCTTTCCACCAACGCGCAATAGTTTATTCTTGGGCTCCAAAGGCGAGATCGTGGTCAACGCGATTGCCGCGTCGCCCGGCCTGAGCACCGGCGCTCACAGCCTACATGTAGCCGGACGAGCCTACGCCAAGATCAGCACCTACACCTTTACCGCGCTGGCCGCTCCGGGCGTGGTCGTGCGCGCGGCAACCGATGTGGGCAAGCACGAGGCCACGTTTCCGCTTGAGCTAGCCGCCGCTACGGCAGCCTCTCAAACGTCGTCGGAGGCAGCGGCGGCACCTGCCGATCTGGCCGAGCGCATCGGCGACAGCGCGCTGGTTTCGCGCCTGCGAGAAGGACGCTTCAGCCCAGGATTTCTGACGATGACCCTGCTGGCGGCGCTGCTCTTCGGCGCGCTGCATGCGCTCCAGCCCGGCCACGGCAAAACGCTGGTCGCGGCCTATCTGGTAGGATCGCGCGGCACCGTTCGTCATGCGATCACCCTCGGCACCATCGTCACCTTCACCCACACCGCCAGCGTTCTGGCGCTGGGCACGCTGCTGCTCGCCTTCAGCCAGACGATCAAGCCTGAGCGAATCTTGCCCGGTCTGACGGCCCTGTCGGGCCTGCTGGTCGTCGGGCTGGGCGTGACGCTGCTCCGCACGCGCCTGCGCGAGGCCTGGACCGGCAAGAGCAGCCATCATCACGATCACGATCATCATCATCACGATCACGATCATCATCACGATCACGATCATCATCACGATCATCATCACGATCACGATCATCACCATCACCATCATCACGGCGGGCATGGGCATTCGCACGAGCTGCCGGAGCGGATCACGCCGCGCAGCCTGATCGCGCTGGGCGTATCCGGCGGGATCGTGCCGTGTACCGAGGCGCTGGTGATCTTGATCGTCGCGGTGGCGGTCGGGCAAATGCTGCTTGGCCTGCTGATGATTATCGCGTTCAGCATTGGCCTGGCCGGTGTCTTGATCGGGATTGGCGTGGCGCTCGTGACGGTAGGCGGGCGCCTACGCAGCGCGCTGCCGACGACGCCCAAAGTTGCGTACTGGCTGCCGGTGCTCAGCGCCGCGCTGGTGATCGGGCTGGGCGCGGCATTGGCCTGGCAAGGCATTGTCGAGCTGTAGCCCGCGCTATGATCATTCCTCAATCATAACCATGGATCGCACAGGCGCTCAAACAGGCCGCGAGCGGATCGAGATCTGCCCAGCCTGCCAGGGCGCTTGCGTCGATCGCGGAATTACCTTATGACATATCGTATTGCTCGATGGTTGCCCCATCTGCTCCTGGCGCTGCTGCGGGCCTCCTGTAGCGCCGGGCCTGGCCCAACACCGGCAGCGGGCGGCGGCGGGCCGCCCCTGAACAAGGTAACGCCGCCCAGCGGCACGCCGGTGCCCCCCAGCGCGCTGACCTGCCCGGACGCGCCGGAGCCGCTCGCGGGGCCGATCGTCTTTATCGCCGAGAACAACCTGATCGCGCTGCCCGAAGACGGCAGCCGCCAGCAGCAGGTGACGACCACGCCGCTGGATGTATACACCCACGAGCCTTTCTGGTCGCCCGATGGACAAACGCTGACCTTTATCTGGACGCTCTTCGGCGCGCACCCAGAGAACGCGCAGGAGACGGTGGCTCAGGTGCAGCTTGTGTGCGGCATCGACCGCAGCAGCGGCAAAGGGCGCGTGCTGGCGCGCAGGGAGAACACCCGCGAGTTTTTCGACGCGGCATCGTGGACACCCGACGGGCAAAAGCTGATCGTATCGGT from Herpetosiphonaceae bacterium carries:
- a CDS encoding GDP-mannose 4,6-dehydratase — protein: MTRSFLITGGAGFIGSYLAEALLARGDSVSIIDDLSTGAIANIRHLKSNSRFSYTLDTIMNEAVLAELIDECDTVVHLAAAVGVQLIVQSPVRTIETNVAGTEVVLKWAAKKGKQVLVASTSEVYGKSTQLPFREDADLLLGSSQMSRWSYACSKLLDEFLALAYYKERDLPVTIVRIFNTVGPRQSGRYGMVIPRFVRAALRHEPLQVYGDGQQRRCFTHVGDTVSALIGLLDNPAAIGEIVNIGSHNEITIESLARRVIELAESDSTLMFVPYDQAYASGFEDMRRRVPSIEKLQQLTGCAPTFDLDGILRSVIAFERTQLVL
- a CDS encoding D-Ala-D-Ala carboxypeptidase family metallohydrolase produces the protein MVRRHLRRYVMLIGMFALALAAVPLKSTTQPAAAYTWTRTLSQGMTGSDVRELQIRVAGWAADSASQTYVAIDGNFGPGTKAAVIRFQRAYGLAADGIVGPQTQSVLNSLESGDGSTAHFEWSEFYSKDGSGFSGGKVGSTTVKENVRRLMYKLEALRKKAGGSPITINSGFRSISHNSAVGGASNSQHMYGIAADLVVSGHSVSWVRETAKTCGFSGIITYSSFNHLDSRIEYPYGAQFWHWAYSE
- a CDS encoding sulfite exporter TauE/SafE family protein, which gives rise to MMSGCQPASGATTSRSRRRLLALLCCIITLWSTTTTTLAHPLDELAHKVQLSLSPESVTVQARISVGPLVAGRIWGEADTNGDNTVSADEAGQWGQRYLTELALDIDGTPLALALDEAGATFPPTRNSLFLGSKGEIVVNAIAASPGLSTGAHSLHVAGRAYAKISTYTFTALAAPGVVVRAATDVGKHEATFPLELAAATAASQTSSEAAAAPADLAERIGDSALVSRLREGRFSPGFLTMTLLAALLFGALHALQPGHGKTLVAAYLVGSRGTVRHAITLGTIVTFTHTASVLALGTLLLAFSQTIKPERILPGLTALSGLLVVGLGVTLLRTRLREAWTGKSSHHHDHDHHHHDHDHHHDHDHHHDHHHDHDHHHHHHHGGHGHSHELPERITPRSLIALGVSGGIVPCTEALVILIVAVAVGQMLLGLLMIIAFSIGLAGVLIGIGVALVTVGGRLRSALPTTPKVAYWLPVLSAALVIGLGAALAWQGIVEL